From Amphritea atlantica, a single genomic window includes:
- a CDS encoding histidine kinase: MHLFQRFNELCSRKPLGVRLLTAILLYSSAITLIATGTQLWLDYRYERSAINERLQQIEASSLNSLANSLWEISPTQIQVQLDGLLQLPDIRYLEIRSQFGNIYTAGNKPRVGATVERHFELDYSDTTNKAVKVGDLTLIVSLEEVYRRLADKVLVILASQGIKTFLVSIFILTLFNQLVTRHLSTMAAYARRLRLDQLDTPLILKRKPREKEDELSQVVTSMNHMRQSMLTDIGKRKEAERSLARLNAELEQRVSERTQALEQSNEELRATLEKLQETQQQLVESKKLAALGGLVAGVAHEINTPIGIGYTAASFLADQAELYQQQHPDNSLAGTAVESSQLICENLERAAQLISAFKLVSVDQASEQRRRFDLIQYIDEIQRSLKPKLKQSNPDITVHGPEQLMLDSYPGGFYQIFTNLILNSLLHGFDNQPGGKITIEIKSYGNRMLIDYRDNGVGIADGWLKKLFEPFMTTRRNQGCSGLGMHIVYNLVSQLLQGQIVCLPSEHGAHFQIDLPLTPELTSVD, encoded by the coding sequence ATGCACCTGTTTCAACGCTTTAATGAACTCTGCAGCCGGAAACCCTTAGGGGTCAGGCTACTAACCGCTATCCTGCTCTACAGTTCGGCCATCACCCTGATCGCCACCGGCACCCAGCTCTGGCTCGATTATCGTTATGAACGCTCGGCGATCAATGAACGTTTGCAACAGATTGAAGCCAGTTCACTAAACAGCCTTGCCAACAGTCTGTGGGAGATCAGCCCAACCCAGATACAGGTGCAGCTGGACGGTTTACTCCAACTGCCGGATATTCGCTATCTGGAGATCCGCTCCCAGTTTGGCAATATCTATACTGCTGGGAACAAGCCTCGTGTGGGCGCGACGGTTGAACGTCATTTCGAGCTGGACTACAGCGACACAACCAATAAAGCGGTTAAAGTAGGCGATCTGACCCTGATCGTCAGCCTGGAAGAGGTCTATCGTCGTCTGGCAGATAAGGTGCTGGTGATTCTCGCCTCTCAGGGGATCAAAACCTTTCTCGTTTCCATCTTTATCCTCACCCTGTTCAATCAACTGGTAACCCGACACCTCAGCACCATGGCTGCGTATGCCCGGCGACTCAGGCTCGACCAACTGGACACCCCACTCATCCTGAAACGCAAGCCCAGAGAAAAGGAGGATGAGCTCAGCCAGGTTGTCACCTCAATGAATCATATGCGGCAGTCGATGCTGACCGATATTGGCAAACGGAAAGAGGCCGAACGTTCACTGGCCCGGTTAAACGCTGAACTGGAACAGCGGGTTTCTGAGCGCACACAAGCATTGGAACAGAGTAACGAAGAGTTGCGCGCCACACTGGAGAAACTACAGGAAACTCAGCAACAGCTGGTTGAATCGAAAAAACTCGCCGCGCTGGGGGGATTAGTTGCCGGCGTCGCCCATGAGATAAATACACCGATCGGGATCGGCTATACAGCGGCCTCATTTCTGGCCGATCAGGCTGAACTCTACCAGCAACAACACCCCGACAACTCACTGGCCGGGACTGCGGTTGAAAGCAGTCAACTGATCTGTGAGAACCTTGAACGGGCAGCGCAACTGATCAGTGCCTTTAAACTGGTCTCGGTAGATCAGGCGAGTGAGCAGCGCAGACGCTTCGACCTGATCCAGTATATTGACGAGATACAGCGTTCACTAAAACCCAAGCTGAAACAGTCCAACCCCGACATAACAGTGCATGGGCCTGAACAGTTGATGCTGGACAGCTACCCGGGTGGGTTTTATCAGATTTTTACCAATCTGATCCTCAACTCATTACTGCATGGTTTTGATAACCAGCCCGGCGGCAAAATTACCATTGAGATAAAATCCTATGGCAACCGGATGCTTATAGACTACCGGGACAACGGTGTGGGTATCGCCGACGGCTGGCTCAAAAAACTGTTTGAACCCTTCATGACCACCCGGCGAAACCAGGGCTGCAGCGGGCTTGGCATGCATATTGTTTATAATCTGGTCAGTCAGTTGCTGCAGGGCCAGATAGTGTGTCTGCCAAGCGAGCATGGCGCACACTTTCAAATCGATCTGCCGCTAACACCCGAGCTGACATCAGTTGATTAG
- a CDS encoding TRAP transporter substrate-binding protein, with product MILALLGSGISNCVIANDTIIIKAVGTWGYFANYPTHEEPFWNHHIAEVSGGSIVGEIKPQDELDLRGYEIMHLLKNGVFDFAFGLPGYAMQENEIFEGADLSSLVQNIAVQKRVADAYFPTLSRAFAEKYNARLMMLYPFPSQMIWCKQPVNSIADLKGKRIRVFLRTLGDFVEGVGGIAVNVAYHDVPDALANNRVDCVITGTMSAYTVGLHKLTPYGFTLRVGWGLAFGAMNLTKWNRLNESQKELLNREIATLTENMWQQTATEDEIALACLSGGSCAIGEAGNMTLVNPSEADLKIRDKVAKEVILPRWTERCGPECTANWNRTVGKVLGLRAEATPQ from the coding sequence ATGATACTGGCTCTGCTAGGCTCGGGTATAAGCAACTGCGTGATTGCAAACGATACGATCATCATTAAGGCCGTCGGCACCTGGGGATATTTCGCTAACTACCCAACCCATGAGGAGCCCTTCTGGAATCACCATATCGCCGAAGTATCCGGTGGCAGTATCGTCGGTGAAATAAAACCACAGGATGAACTCGACCTGAGGGGCTATGAGATCATGCATCTGCTTAAAAATGGCGTGTTTGATTTTGCCTTTGGTCTCCCCGGCTATGCGATGCAGGAAAACGAAATTTTCGAAGGCGCCGACCTCTCTTCACTGGTGCAGAATATAGCTGTACAGAAAAGAGTCGCTGATGCCTATTTTCCAACCCTGTCGCGGGCGTTTGCAGAAAAATACAATGCCCGGCTAATGATGCTCTATCCCTTCCCGAGTCAGATGATCTGGTGCAAACAACCGGTCAACAGTATTGCAGACCTGAAAGGAAAACGGATCCGGGTATTCTTAAGAACCCTGGGAGATTTCGTCGAGGGTGTCGGCGGCATTGCGGTCAACGTCGCCTATCACGATGTCCCTGATGCGCTGGCGAACAATCGGGTTGACTGTGTTATCACCGGAACCATGTCGGCCTACACGGTCGGGCTGCACAAACTCACGCCCTATGGCTTTACACTACGGGTTGGCTGGGGACTGGCATTCGGGGCCATGAACCTGACTAAGTGGAACCGCCTGAACGAGTCACAAAAAGAACTGCTGAACAGAGAGATAGCAACTCTCACAGAAAACATGTGGCAGCAAACCGCAACTGAAGATGAAATCGCACTGGCCTGTTTGTCTGGCGGCTCCTGTGCTATTGGCGAAGCCGGTAATATGACCCTGGTTAACCCCTCTGAAGCTGATCTGAAAATACGTGATAAAGTGGCTAAAGAGGTTATTCTGCCCCGCTGGACTGAGCGCTGTGGCCCTGAATGCACGGCCAACTGGAACCGAACCGTCGGTAAAGTGCTCGGTCTCAGGGCAGAGGCAACCCCCCAGTGA
- a CDS encoding HAMP domain-containing protein, with the protein MKRGYKLGIRGRFFLAFGVLSALTLLATLISWISYNRLGDELNRLVEGNIQTLGLIADLKEGGTKITLMAPTLMAAKDEDSRQRILTGLNANINAMTGLLPQISAVTPDHQGQEQLLGQIKALKSTLAELDSNVLQMFAIQRQKKTENQRLRWAGSSFLTEIRSVTERAQLHLFSRINQGYPDAWAVSNYFGKDSVSEINADLQRLYRIEADVNLLTNLVDRAGHLPDLNSLIATQLHSDLIILRINEDLQQVNDLYDLQNLKETVTGIVSLTRGEGNIFSVRSQERLTLQAGEQLLSKISEELDNLNQLIAVQTTNTEDAALNSADNIRETIQKGRVWMVLMVAMSLLFSILTVWLYVGRNMVARITRLDASMRAIANGNLDEPVLVKGGDEIGTMARSLVSFRDQLSTLQEELVQAGKLAALGQLSAGIAHEINQPLSAIGHYSHNGLRFLQAGRLEEVEKNLNQISNLKKRATIIITRLKSLARPQKDNLIAVEIRQVVDNVLLMLEGDEVRKLTSIDVVYDQQQNQVNADPVQLEQVVLNLLTNALDAIKDNADKKISIECRHHQDWLNIYVKDNGPGISSELREQIFEPFFTTKRRGQSLGLGLSISYNIINSFGGKLSVDLEAEKGASFCIQLPEFRGSKA; encoded by the coding sequence ATGAAAAGAGGTTATAAGCTGGGGATTCGTGGACGTTTTTTCTTAGCGTTTGGCGTTCTGAGTGCACTTACCCTGCTGGCAACGCTTATCAGCTGGATATCGTATAACCGTCTGGGTGATGAGTTGAACCGGCTGGTGGAGGGAAATATCCAGACGCTGGGTCTGATCGCCGATCTGAAAGAGGGTGGAACTAAGATAACGCTGATGGCGCCGACGCTGATGGCGGCCAAAGATGAGGACAGTCGTCAGCGAATTCTGACCGGATTAAATGCAAACATAAACGCTATGACCGGCCTGCTACCACAAATCTCTGCTGTTACGCCGGATCATCAGGGGCAGGAACAACTCCTTGGACAGATTAAAGCGTTAAAGTCGACGCTGGCTGAACTGGATAGCAATGTGCTTCAGATGTTTGCTATTCAGCGCCAGAAAAAAACTGAAAATCAGCGCCTCAGGTGGGCAGGCTCGAGCTTTCTGACAGAGATCAGATCCGTTACCGAGCGTGCCCAGCTTCATCTTTTTAGTCGCATCAATCAGGGGTATCCCGACGCCTGGGCGGTGTCTAACTATTTCGGTAAAGACTCCGTCAGTGAGATCAATGCTGATCTGCAACGTTTGTATCGCATTGAAGCGGATGTAAACCTGCTAACCAATTTAGTCGATCGGGCAGGGCACCTGCCTGACCTCAATTCACTGATTGCGACTCAGCTTCATTCTGACCTGATTATTCTGCGTATTAATGAAGACCTGCAGCAGGTTAACGATCTCTATGACCTGCAAAACCTGAAAGAAACTGTGACGGGTATCGTGTCACTGACCCGGGGAGAGGGCAATATCTTCTCTGTACGGAGTCAGGAACGTCTGACGCTGCAGGCCGGAGAGCAACTGCTTTCTAAGATTAGTGAGGAGCTGGATAATTTAAACCAGTTGATCGCGGTTCAGACCACTAATACCGAAGATGCCGCACTTAATTCAGCCGATAATATCCGCGAGACGATTCAAAAGGGTCGTGTCTGGATGGTGTTGATGGTTGCCATGAGTTTACTGTTCTCCATTCTGACAGTCTGGTTGTATGTCGGTCGTAATATGGTCGCAAGAATTACCCGTCTGGATGCCAGTATGCGCGCCATTGCCAATGGCAATCTGGATGAGCCGGTGCTGGTTAAAGGCGGGGATGAGATAGGCACGATGGCCCGCTCGCTGGTGAGTTTCCGTGATCAGTTGTCTACCTTGCAGGAGGAGTTGGTGCAGGCCGGTAAACTGGCAGCCCTGGGGCAGCTGTCAGCGGGTATTGCTCATGAGATCAATCAGCCGCTGTCTGCCATCGGCCACTACTCGCATAATGGCCTGAGATTTCTGCAGGCGGGCAGGTTAGAGGAGGTAGAAAAAAACCTCAATCAGATCTCTAATCTTAAGAAACGTGCCACGATCATTATTACCCGCCTTAAATCCTTAGCCCGGCCGCAAAAAGATAATCTGATCGCCGTTGAAATCCGGCAGGTTGTGGATAATGTGTTACTGATGCTTGAGGGGGATGAAGTCAGAAAGCTGACCTCAATCGATGTTGTTTATGATCAGCAACAGAACCAGGTTAATGCCGATCCGGTGCAGCTTGAGCAAGTGGTGCTTAATCTGCTGACCAATGCCCTGGATGCGATAAAAGATAACGCTGATAAAAAGATCAGTATTGAGTGTCGACATCACCAGGACTGGTTAAATATTTATGTAAAGGATAATGGTCCGGGAATCAGCAGCGAGTTGCGTGAGCAGATATTCGAACCCTTTTTCACCACCAAGCGGCGTGGCCAGAGTCTCGGACTGGGTTTATCGATCTCGTATAACATTATTAATAGCTTTGGAGGCAAATTAAGCGTGGATCTCGAGGCGGAAAAAGGAGCGTCATTTTGTATTCAGCTACCAGAATTTCGGGGAAGCAAGGCATGA
- a CDS encoding sigma-54-dependent Fis family transcriptional regulator, whose protein sequence is MSSSTCDGQVIVIDDEEIVRESMIQTLQLEGYEAVGFENPLTAIAECSMGWQGVVICDVRMDRMDGLEVLQKILEIDAEIPVIMFSGHSDISIAVQAIRLGAYDFLEKNDDPQHHLNTVQRAWKKRQLVLENRCLRQTVEGQHEIHNRLVGQTPGIVRLRETVLQLAQIDVDLIINGATGTGKEVVARCLHDFSPRAKKPFVALNCGALTESLIESELFGHEAGAFTGANSKRIGKIEYASGGTLFLDEIESMPASLQVRLLRVLQERVLQRLGGNADISIDIRVVAASKVDLREASDAGSFREDLYYRLNVASIDIPCLDQRKEDIPVLFSHFADLANQRFGRESRAVPETLLRELCAQSWPGNVRELRNVAERWVLGLPLDTSLAVAPADPNSNLDDLVSSYERGVIIAALKANKGVAELTAEKLGIPRKKLYLRMKKYGIERSDFTQE, encoded by the coding sequence ATGAGCTCATCGACCTGTGATGGCCAGGTCATCGTTATAGATGATGAGGAGATTGTCCGCGAATCGATGATTCAGACTCTGCAGCTGGAAGGCTATGAAGCGGTGGGGTTTGAAAATCCTTTAACGGCGATTGCTGAGTGCTCTATGGGCTGGCAGGGCGTGGTTATCTGCGATGTGCGAATGGATCGCATGGATGGTCTTGAGGTGCTGCAGAAAATACTCGAGATCGATGCAGAAATTCCGGTGATTATGTTCAGTGGTCATTCCGATATTTCGATCGCAGTTCAGGCTATACGGCTGGGTGCCTACGATTTTCTGGAAAAGAATGATGACCCTCAACACCATCTGAATACCGTTCAACGGGCCTGGAAAAAACGCCAGTTGGTTTTGGAAAATCGCTGTTTACGTCAGACGGTTGAGGGACAACATGAAATTCATAATCGTCTGGTTGGACAGACTCCAGGGATCGTGCGGCTCAGGGAAACGGTGCTGCAGTTGGCGCAGATTGATGTTGATCTGATCATCAATGGCGCAACCGGTACCGGTAAGGAGGTTGTTGCGAGGTGTCTGCATGACTTTAGCCCCCGGGCGAAAAAACCGTTCGTGGCGCTTAACTGTGGTGCCCTGACGGAGTCCCTGATTGAAAGTGAGCTGTTTGGCCATGAGGCGGGTGCTTTTACCGGGGCCAACAGTAAGCGCATTGGCAAGATAGAGTATGCCAGTGGCGGCACGCTGTTTCTGGATGAGATAGAGAGCATGCCGGCCTCTTTGCAGGTGAGGTTGCTCAGGGTGTTGCAGGAGCGGGTGTTGCAACGGCTGGGTGGCAACGCTGACATCAGCATCGATATCCGGGTAGTGGCGGCGTCAAAAGTTGATCTGCGTGAAGCGTCTGACGCAGGTTCATTTCGGGAAGACCTGTATTATCGGCTGAATGTTGCCAGTATTGATATCCCCTGTCTGGATCAGCGGAAGGAGGATATTCCGGTTTTGTTCAGTCATTTTGCCGATCTGGCAAATCAGCGTTTTGGTCGTGAAAGTCGTGCGGTGCCTGAAACGCTGTTAAGAGAGCTTTGCGCTCAATCCTGGCCAGGAAATGTGCGGGAGTTGCGTAATGTCGCTGAGCGATGGGTGCTGGGACTGCCTTTAGACACGAGTCTTGCAGTCGCGCCTGCAGACCCCAATAGCAATCTGGATGATCTGGTTTCCAGTTATGAGCGGGGGGTGATTATTGCCGCATTAAAGGCAAACAAAGGCGTGGCGGAACTGACCGCTGAAAAGCTGGGTATTCCCCGTAAAAAGCTCTATCTGCGGATGAAGAAGTACGGCATTGAGCGAAGTGACTTTACGCAGGAGTGA
- a CDS encoding TRAP transporter substrate-binding protein: MRFSLKRAAILFASVVTLGSAANASAGTQWHMPTPYGDANLPTQIAYEFAEEIKNNTAGELDIVVHSGASLIKHPEIPRAVKTGQVQLGEVFIGIMGNTHPVFKHDNIPFLATTYDSAEKLWEAAKPEVEKQLNKEGMMLLYTVAWPAQSLYTKAPVNRLADLEGQKMRAYSPSTSRLADLMNTSPTTVQVPEIPQAFSTGIIDAMITSPSTGVNGQAWDYVSNYTDVRAWIPKNVVVVNKRSFKRLDKKTQQVILDAAASAEAKGWAGVRGKAAEDTMTLAENGIVVSEPSPELMEELNKIGATMVDEWKAEAPEVETILSTYYSNL, from the coding sequence ATGAGATTTTCACTCAAACGCGCTGCAATCCTGTTTGCGTCTGTCGTTACACTGGGGTCTGCAGCTAATGCTTCGGCAGGGACTCAGTGGCATATGCCCACCCCTTATGGTGATGCTAACCTGCCAACCCAGATCGCTTACGAGTTTGCTGAAGAGATTAAAAACAACACCGCCGGAGAGTTGGATATTGTGGTGCATTCCGGTGCTTCACTGATTAAGCATCCTGAGATTCCCCGTGCAGTAAAAACCGGCCAGGTTCAGCTGGGCGAAGTGTTTATCGGTATCATGGGTAATACCCATCCGGTGTTTAAGCACGATAACATTCCCTTCCTTGCCACAACTTATGACAGTGCAGAAAAACTCTGGGAAGCGGCTAAGCCTGAGGTCGAGAAACAGCTTAACAAAGAGGGGATGATGCTTCTCTATACGGTGGCATGGCCCGCTCAGAGCCTGTATACGAAGGCGCCGGTTAACCGTCTGGCCGATCTTGAGGGACAGAAGATGCGCGCCTACAGCCCTTCTACTTCACGACTGGCGGATCTGATGAACACCTCGCCAACGACCGTGCAGGTGCCCGAGATTCCGCAGGCGTTCAGCACCGGTATTATCGATGCGATGATCACTTCGCCCTCCACCGGTGTCAATGGCCAGGCCTGGGACTACGTCAGCAACTATACCGATGTCCGTGCCTGGATTCCCAAGAACGTGGTGGTTGTGAATAAGCGTTCTTTCAAGCGTCTGGATAAGAAAACTCAACAGGTTATTCTTGATGCTGCAGCCAGTGCCGAGGCCAAAGGCTGGGCGGGCGTTCGGGGTAAAGCTGCGGAAGATACGATGACGCTGGCGGAGAACGGTATCGTCGTTTCCGAGCCCTCACCTGAGCTGATGGAGGAACTGAATAAGATCGGTGCCACCATGGTCGATGAGTGGAAAGCCGAAGCCCCTGAAGTCGAGACTATTCTGTCCACTTACTATAGTAATCTTTAA
- a CDS encoding TRAP transporter small permease yields the protein MRSLLNKLYLASGYLSGFCIVLITLIIVAQIVGRIFGFIVPSAEDFSGYSLAAATFFGLAYTFREGGHIRVTLVIQQWGKGARYLQELLVLILALLLVSFMSFYSIHMVWESYIFEEVSSGYVSIPIWMPQVPVAMGIVMLNIAILDDLIVLLRRRSPSYKTHEGELHLEEI from the coding sequence ATGCGTTCTCTACTCAATAAGTTGTATCTGGCATCCGGCTACCTCTCGGGGTTCTGTATCGTCCTGATTACGCTGATTATCGTGGCGCAAATTGTGGGTCGGATATTTGGATTTATTGTGCCTTCAGCGGAAGATTTTTCCGGTTATTCACTGGCTGCCGCAACGTTTTTCGGACTGGCTTATACCTTTCGGGAAGGCGGACATATACGGGTGACGCTGGTGATTCAGCAGTGGGGCAAAGGCGCACGCTATTTGCAGGAGTTGCTGGTGCTTATTCTGGCTCTGTTACTGGTGAGTTTTATGTCGTTCTACTCGATCCATATGGTGTGGGAGTCATACATTTTTGAAGAGGTCTCTTCGGGCTATGTGTCTATACCGATCTGGATGCCTCAGGTGCCAGTCGCTATGGGTATTGTGATGTTGAACATCGCCATTCTGGATGATCTTATCGTTCTGTTAAGACGCAGGAGCCCCTCATACAAGACCCATGAAGGTGAGCTTCATCTGGAGGAAATCTGA
- a CDS encoding TRAP transporter large permease subunit, producing the protein MDITIIGVSLAVFMLLALALGFWVSLTLFGVGVLGLFLSGNDQIGLLFATSTWGASTSWSLTALPLFIWMGEILFRTRLSEDLFKGLSPWLSGLPGKLLHVNVLSCGIFAAVSGSSAATAATIGRMTLPELKAQGYSDRMAVGTLAGSGTLGLLIPPSIILIVYGVAAEVSIGRLFIAGALPGLLLVVLFMGYTMIWALLNKDELPQHDKQHISFAAKIKALRLLLPIMGLIGFVLGSIYGGFTTPTEAAALGVVGALFLAAVTGSLNKNSFGESLTGAVKSSCMIGLILAGAHFLTLAMGFLGIPRALAEWIAQMSLSPGILLICLTVLFVALGCFLDGISVVVLTVAVVLPMVQQAGIDLLWFGIYIVLVVEMSQITPPVGFNLFVIQALTGKNILYVARAALPFFLLIMFAVVLIYLFPEIVTYLPRSMSQ; encoded by the coding sequence ATGGATATCACGATTATAGGTGTTTCGTTAGCCGTGTTTATGCTGCTGGCGCTGGCGCTGGGCTTCTGGGTGTCTCTGACACTGTTTGGCGTCGGGGTGCTGGGGTTGTTTCTGTCCGGTAATGATCAGATCGGTTTACTGTTTGCGACCTCAACCTGGGGTGCCAGTACTTCCTGGTCGCTGACCGCGCTGCCGCTGTTTATCTGGATGGGGGAGATACTGTTTCGAACCCGGCTTTCGGAAGACCTTTTTAAAGGTTTGTCGCCCTGGCTGAGCGGGCTGCCGGGCAAGCTGCTGCATGTTAATGTGCTCAGCTGTGGTATTTTTGCGGCGGTATCGGGGTCTTCTGCGGCCACTGCGGCGACCATAGGCCGGATGACGCTGCCGGAGCTCAAGGCACAGGGTTATAGCGACCGGATGGCCGTTGGCACACTGGCCGGATCGGGCACGCTGGGGTTGTTGATTCCGCCTTCGATTATTCTGATCGTCTACGGTGTTGCGGCGGAGGTCTCCATTGGCCGTCTGTTTATCGCCGGTGCTTTACCCGGGTTGCTGCTGGTGGTCCTGTTTATGGGATATACCATGATCTGGGCGTTACTGAACAAAGATGAGTTACCCCAACACGATAAACAGCACATCTCGTTTGCAGCAAAGATAAAAGCGCTGCGATTATTGCTGCCAATTATGGGCCTGATCGGTTTTGTGCTGGGTTCTATCTACGGTGGTTTTACCACGCCGACGGAAGCGGCTGCATTGGGTGTTGTCGGTGCGCTGTTTCTGGCTGCGGTAACCGGCTCTCTGAACAAAAACAGTTTTGGTGAGAGCCTAACAGGCGCCGTTAAAAGTTCCTGCATGATCGGCCTGATTCTGGCGGGAGCCCACTTTCTGACCCTGGCCATGGGCTTTCTGGGGATTCCCCGGGCGCTGGCTGAGTGGATCGCACAGATGTCTCTCTCTCCAGGCATATTGCTGATCTGTCTGACGGTGCTGTTTGTTGCGCTGGGCTGCTTCCTGGATGGTATTTCCGTGGTGGTGCTGACGGTTGCGGTGGTATTGCCGATGGTGCAGCAGGCGGGTATCGATCTGCTGTGGTTTGGTATCTATATCGTGCTGGTGGTGGAGATGTCGCAGATCACCCCTCCGGTCGGGTTCAACCTGTTTGTGATCCAGGCGTTAACCGGCAAAAATATTCTCTATGTGGCGCGTGCTGCACTGCCGTTTTTTCTGTTGATCATGTTCGCGGTGGTGTTGATCTATCTGTTCCCTGAGATTGTGACCTATCTGCCAAGATCCATGAGTCAGTGA